Proteins from one Pirellulales bacterium genomic window:
- a CDS encoding histidine phosphatase family protein, with protein sequence MLIARSRLRSIGLLFLIATIDTGGALRAHDRSAPGPRVVMIIRHAEKPEKEGEKDPNLSKRGFERAEALAKAIPEHFPKPDFLIATKRSKSSNRPAETITPLSNALHEPIEAKFKDDDYARVAREVLSDPKYAGKVVLIAWHHGKIPELAKALGAKDAPAKWKSSVFDRVWEIDYQNGTATLKNLPENALPGDSQN encoded by the coding sequence ATGCTGATCGCGCGATCGCGTTTGAGATCGATCGGGCTTTTGTTTCTGATCGCGACGATCGATACCGGTGGAGCATTGCGGGCTCACGATCGCTCCGCTCCCGGCCCGCGCGTGGTGATGATTATCCGCCATGCCGAGAAGCCCGAGAAAGAAGGGGAAAAAGACCCGAACCTTTCCAAACGCGGCTTTGAACGCGCCGAGGCCCTGGCCAAGGCGATTCCCGAGCATTTTCCCAAGCCCGATTTTCTGATCGCCACCAAGCGATCGAAGAGCAGCAACCGCCCCGCCGAAACGATCACGCCCCTTTCCAACGCCTTGCATGAACCGATCGAAGCCAAATTCAAAGACGACGATTATGCTCGCGTCGCCCGAGAAGTGCTGAGCGATCCGAAATACGCGGGCAAGGTCGTGTTGATCGCCTGGCACCACGGCAAAATTCCCGAGCTGGCGAAGGCGCTAGGCGCCAAAGATGCGCCGGCCAAATGGAAATCGAGCGTCTTTGATCGCGTCTGGGAAATCGACTACCAAAACGGCACGGCCACTTTGAAAAACCTCCCCGAAAACGCCCTGCCCGGCGATTCGCAGAACTAA
- a CDS encoding MFS transporter: MSIAHNDPNPYRSPQPRDRPALPRVGAFAWWALALLLAINLFNYIDRLVLAGVVPDIQADFHASDTQVGWLQTAFLLSYMLTAPVFGWLADRYNRWVIVGVGVALWSLASGASGLATGIGMMLGTRLFVGVGEAAYGPLAPTILSDLFPIERRGRVLALFYCAIPVGSALGYELASLVVGAGYSWRTAFYCVLPPGLLLGFLAMAHRDVPRGAADRTSDGSRVPHRKARLVDYEQLLKTPSYVLNTLGMAAMTFALGGIAYWMPKYIVWRQGIPQGGPLDFHDRAATAAALSHANGFFGPIIVVSGLAGTLVGGWLGDRLRPRFGGAYFLVSAIGMFIGFPLFLALPWVPFPAAWILIFITAFALFINTGPTNTILANVVHPSIRAAAFALNIFIIHALGDAISPPLIGAVSSAFGKHDGGVWSANMNAGFMAIAVSILISGLFWLWGGRHLERDTELAPTRISAE, from the coding sequence GTGAGCATTGCACACAACGATCCGAATCCGTATCGCAGCCCGCAGCCGCGCGACCGCCCGGCGTTGCCGCGAGTGGGCGCTTTCGCCTGGTGGGCGCTGGCCTTGCTGCTGGCGATCAATCTGTTCAACTACATCGACCGGCTCGTGTTGGCCGGCGTCGTGCCCGATATTCAAGCCGATTTTCACGCCAGCGACACGCAAGTCGGCTGGTTGCAAACCGCGTTTCTGTTGAGCTACATGCTCACCGCGCCGGTGTTCGGCTGGCTTGCCGATCGTTACAACCGCTGGGTGATTGTCGGCGTCGGCGTCGCGCTGTGGAGCCTTGCCTCGGGAGCGTCGGGCCTCGCCACCGGCATCGGCATGATGCTCGGCACTCGGCTGTTCGTCGGCGTTGGCGAAGCGGCTTACGGCCCGCTCGCCCCGACGATTCTGAGCGATTTGTTTCCGATCGAGCGGCGCGGCCGCGTGTTGGCCCTGTTCTATTGCGCGATTCCGGTCGGCAGCGCGCTGGGCTACGAATTGGCGAGCCTCGTCGTCGGGGCCGGCTATTCATGGCGCACGGCGTTTTACTGTGTGCTGCCGCCGGGATTGCTGCTGGGATTTCTGGCGATGGCCCACCGCGACGTGCCCCGCGGCGCCGCCGACCGCACCAGCGACGGCAGCCGCGTTCCGCACCGCAAGGCCCGGCTCGTCGATTACGAGCAACTGCTGAAAACGCCGTCGTACGTGCTGAACACGCTCGGCATGGCGGCGATGACATTCGCCCTCGGCGGCATCGCTTATTGGATGCCGAAATATATCGTCTGGCGGCAAGGCATTCCGCAAGGCGGACCGCTCGATTTCCACGACCGCGCCGCAACTGCCGCCGCCCTGTCGCACGCCAATGGCTTTTTTGGCCCGATCATCGTCGTCTCTGGGCTCGCGGGCACGCTCGTCGGCGGCTGGCTCGGCGACCGGCTTCGTCCGCGGTTCGGCGGGGCTTATTTTCTCGTCTCGGCGATCGGCATGTTCATCGGCTTTCCGCTCTTTCTGGCTTTGCCCTGGGTGCCATTTCCGGCCGCTTGGATTTTGATTTTCATCACCGCCTTCGCGCTGTTCATCAACACGGGGCCAACGAATACGATTCTGGCGAACGTCGTGCATCCATCGATCCGCGCGGCCGCTTTTGCCTTGAACATTTTCATCATCCATGCCCTCGGCGACGCCATCAGCCCACCGCTAATCGGCGCGGTGAGTAGTGCCTTCGGCAAGCACGACGGCGGCGTGTGGAGCGCGAATATGAACGCCGGGTTCATGGCCATCGCCGTTTCGATCCTGATCAGCGGCCTGTTTTGGCTCTGGGGTGGCCGGCATCTCGAACGCGATACCGAGCTGGCCCCGACTCGCATCTCGGCCGAATAG
- a CDS encoding SIS domain-containing protein — protein sequence MLGATLDAAAYIRRITEELGRIDLAQLHGWADLLFDAWKNEQFVYIFGNGGSGTTATHMCEDLGKSTLRPEHLGDEGRQRLKVMSLTDNLGWILAVGNDCGYDQIFVQQLMNYGRPGDLVIAISGSGNSPNVLAAVDWANRHGLKTLGLTGYEGGKLRQLATHSLHVPLNDMGMVESIHLALFHWVLNDVYARINGEGRHELGGRVRGEG from the coding sequence ATGCTGGGGGCCACGCTCGACGCCGCCGCCTATATTCGCCGGATCACTGAAGAACTAGGCCGCATCGATCTGGCCCAACTGCATGGCTGGGCCGATCTGCTGTTCGACGCTTGGAAGAACGAGCAGTTCGTCTACATCTTCGGCAATGGCGGCAGCGGCACCACTGCCACGCACATGTGCGAAGATCTCGGCAAGAGCACCTTGCGGCCCGAACACCTGGGCGATGAAGGCCGGCAGCGGCTCAAGGTGATGAGCCTGACCGACAATCTAGGCTGGATTCTCGCGGTGGGCAACGACTGCGGCTACGACCAGATCTTCGTCCAGCAACTGATGAACTACGGCCGCCCCGGCGATCTTGTCATCGCGATCAGCGGATCGGGCAACAGCCCGAATGTGCTCGCCGCCGTGGATTGGGCCAACCGCCACGGCCTGAAAACGCTCGGCCTGACCGGCTACGAAGGCGGCAAGCTCCGCCAACTCGCGACGCATTCGTTGCATGTCCCGCTGAACGATATGGGCATGGTCGAAAGCATCCATCTGGCCCTCTTCCACTGGGTGCTAAACGATGTGTATGCCCGCATCAACGGCGAGGGAAGGCATGAGCTAGGGGGTAGGGTCAGGGGAGAGGGTTAG